One Bombus fervidus isolate BK054 chromosome 2, iyBomFerv1, whole genome shotgun sequence DNA segment encodes these proteins:
- the LOC139992549 gene encoding uncharacterized protein produces the protein MGTMRNNFAAVFVLHILMHSTSQSLSLRGTNGNSSKRNSMPGALTLEPRSTSSTIYECLFVDPDLPACDVKWMLNSTEDSTINRNSFNKDTTQRSRRNVDVPSTMDVVVYTIEGCLPPRIPFSMPSCEGISLDRIVDVQKFRPFTVKGVTKPPFVFPKFNYSRWLSMMTRLRNHVSSKTRNEKRVFKEAFFESIQDRMEGLMTAATTKATTPIAIAVNISHTNGSSPNTFIPSNVNSTESVDHPRRTLENTFNTEKTVLQTSSFASVDNPPILQFHDKINSMKLLSKEIHDRSKVNAADQRLHVIPETPAIPAIPNDKLVYERETMQEPVNEILNYDNSKKFQELISDARTNRDNSGIIHDFPVTKKIFGAFRRKREIMISASAQAIADGTETRGIAGQSIVQKLRHNGENLSSMTNQFAASKSQKKQFKSLNVIDDGIDTGEDVSNTAIPSYSKESNVASVNNDFYGKTDSSKSTWQKTVSPETASRMKYRNRVELSSFRRQ, from the exons ATGGGAACAATGAGGAACAATTTCGCGGCGGTCTTTGTGCTCCACATCCTGATGCACTCGACGAGTCAATCCCTTTCGCTACGCGGCACAAACGGAAATTCCTCCAAGAGAAACAGTATGCCCGGCGCTTTAACCCTCGAGCCGCGATCCACGTCCTCCACAATCTACGAATGCTTGTTCGTCGATCCCGATCTACCAGCTTGCGACGTCAAATG GATGCTGAACTCGACCGAGGATTCGACGATTAATCGAAATTCTTTCAACAAAGATACAACGCAACGCTCGAGAAGAAACGTCGATGTTCCATCCACGATGGACGTCGTAGTTTATACTATCGAGGGCTGTTTACCACCTAG GATACCCTTTTCAATGCCTTCCTGCGAGGGAATCTCCCTGGACAGAATCGTAGATGTACAGAAATTCCGTCCCTTTACTGTGAAAGGAGTGACAAAGCCACCGTTCGTGTTTCCGAAATTCAATTATTCTCGATGGCTGAGCATGATGACGCGGTTGCGGAATCATGTTTCGTCTAAAACAAGAAAC gAAAAACGCGTTTTCAAGGAAGCTTTCTTCGAATCGATTCAGGATCGTATGGAAGGGCTGATGACCGCGGCCACGACGAAGGCAACGACACCGATCGCAATTGCGGTCAATATAAGCCATACAAACGGGTCGTCACCGAACACGTTCATTCCCAGCAATGTCAATTCCACCGAATCGGTCGATCACCCACGAAGAACACTCGAGAACACATTCAATACTGAAAAGACCGTGTTACAAACGTCGTCTTTTGCAAGTGTAGACAATCCTCCAATCCTGCAATTTCATGACAAAATAAACTCAATGAAATTATTGTCTAAAGAAATCCACGATCGTTCGAAGGTCAATGCTGCTGATCAAAGACTACATGTAATTCCGGAAACTCCAGCAATTCCGGCAATTCCGAACGATAAGCTAGTATACGAACGCGAGACGATGCAGGAACCtgtgaatgaaattttgaacTATGACAATTCCAAGAAATTCCAGGAATTGATCTCTGACGCACGGACAAACAGAGATAATAGTGGAATTATTCACGATTTTCCAGTCACGAAGAAGATTTTCGGAGCATtcagaagaaagagagagataatGATATCAGCTTCGGCGCAGGCAATTGCCGACGGAACAGAAACTCGTGGAATTGCCGGTCAATCGATCGTACAAAAATTAAGGCATAATGGAGAAAATTTGAGTTCGATGACGAACCAGTTTGCTGCTTCTAAAAGCCAAAAGAAACAGTTTAAAAGCTTAAATGTTATCGACGACGGAATTGATACTGGCGAAGACGTTTCAAATACCGCAATTCCAAGTTACAGTAAAGAATCTAACGTTGCATCTGTAAATAACGATTTTTATGGTAAGACCGATAGCTCGAAATCGACATGGCAGAAAACCGTGTCGCCAGAAACAGCGTCGAGAATGAAGTACCGAAATCGCGTGGAATTGTCATCGTTTAGAAGACAGTAG